The Candidatus Sulfotelmatobacter sp. genome includes the window GGCGCCGCACATTAAAGATGAGCATCTGGCGGTGTTTGATTGCTCGTTCAAGCCGGCGAAGGGGACGCGGTCGATCGCCTACATGGGACATCTCCGCATGATGGCGGCTGCGCAGCCCTTTATCTCCGGAGCTATATCGAAGACCGTCAATCTACCCAACAACGCTACCGTCGACGACATCATGGAGACTTACCTTCAGGCCTGGAAGCTGGGCATCAAAGCCGTAGCCGTTTATCGCGACGGATGCAAACAGTCCCAGCCGCTGTCGTCGGCTGGCAGCAAGACCGCGAACTCCACCAAGGACGACGCCCGCCTCGCTGCGGCTGCGCCGCAAGTCGAGGAGGCCGATCTCAACGCTCCTCCGCGCGCCGTGCGCCACAAGTTGCAGGAAGAACGCGCCTCGATCACCCACAAATTCAAAGTCGGAGACCACGAGGGCTACATCACCGTCGGCCTCTACCCCGACGGCGAGCCCGGCGAACTCTTCATCACCATGGCCAAAGAAGGATCGACGGTCAGCGGCCTTATGGACAGCTTCGCGCTCGCCGTGTCGATCGCGCTGCAACACGGCGTCCCGCTGAAACTGTTCTGCGAAAAGTTTGCCCACACTAGATTCGAACCGAGTGGATGGTCCGGCAATCCCGACATCGGCTACGCCAAGAGCATCATGGACTACATCTTCCGCTGGCTGCAAATGCGCTTCCTGACCGGCCAGCAGCAATTGCTGTTCGAGAGTTTCCGACCTCGGACCGCAGACCGCGGACCTCAGCCCGAAGGCGCCGGAGATGTGAATGGCGCAACGGGAGTGTCGGGGTCGACGTCTGAAGCCCGAGGTCCGAGGTCCGGTTCACCCCATGCCGCCGACGCCCTCTCCAGCATGATCGACATGGGCGACGCCCCCAGTTGCAGCTTCTGCGGCAGCATCATGACCCGGAATGGAAGCTGCTATCGATGCATGAGCTGCGGCAGCACCAGCGGCTGTTCGTAAGCTTGAATTTGAAAGGACAAGGTTCTGTGGAAGAGCACGGCTTCAGCCGTGCCACCGGGGCACCATCCTCTCCGGCTTTTGGCCGCTGAGGTGAACAAGAGTTGCGGACGAGAACTCGCTCGCTCGTTTGTGGGGATGACTGGCACAAAGATGCCTAACATCTCCAAATAGAAGTGTAAAGAGACAACGACTGTGAGGGGTCACGGCGACGCCGTGGCCCCTTTTTCCGCTGCTGGGCATACGCTGAATGCAGATGACACGAAAGTCCCTTCCCCGGCTGAAACCGGAGACAAATAAGTCAGAATGAGCCAGGAGGGATATATGGCCCCGCTGGGGTGGTGCCGCGGAGCATAAATTCAGGCTGCGACCGACTCCGCCCTGCGACCGGCCAGGCGCAAGCCGATCCAACAACTCACCGGCCAAGTGAGCAGCCACGACAGCCAATACCAGTGCGGCCAGCCTTTGCTCCAGTTGGGAATAGTCGCTGCGATTCCCATGACTTCTCCGATGACAAAGAACCAGAGCACATGCCGAGCGGCGCGGCGGGGGGCAAAGCGGGCGCAGAGCCAGGCGCAGAGGATCGAAATGACGACGAAGAAACCGGTGCTGGCCATCAGAGCGGAATCGGAGGGAATGCGTCCTCGGACGAAGTCACCGGGAAACAGGCGCGAGAGCAACGGGTCAGTTCCGAGAACAAGAATAATTGAGAGCACGTAACTGCCAGCGACGACGGCTATAGACTTGAGCATCGGCTACACCTCCACGGCGCGAATTCTGCGGCCCAAGTATATGCAAAAACCCGCCAAGTTTGCTCACCGTGCTCTGGCTAATACCAGCGTTACATCATCCGGCTGTTCGTTGTCGCCGATCCAGGTATCGACTGCGGCGGTTACGATCTGGCTGATCTGCGGCAGGGGCAAGTCGCGATTGTCGCGGACCAGGTCGATGAGGCGCTGCTCGCCGAATTCGCCGAAGTCGTTTTCTGGTTCCGTGACGCCATCGCTGTAGGCCAGAAAAATCTCTCGGGGATGCATTTCGACCGATCCCTCTTCGTACGTCATGTTGTCGAACAGGCCCACCACAGTTCCTCCGGCTTCGAGCCGGCGGATCGCGCCATCTTTGGCGATCAGGATAGGAGGAAGGTGCCCGCCGTTGCTGTAGGTCAGCTCGTGCGAGCGCCCATCATAGATTCCCAGGAAAAGCGTGGCGTACTTTTCCGGCGGAGTACTCTCGTAGAGCTGGTGGTTGAGCAAGCTGAGCAAGGCTCCTGGAGAAATCTCGACGCCCTCGGGCCATGCCGCCATCGCACGGCCAGAGCCTGCGACTGCGCCCACGGCTACCGGTTCGCGCAACTGCGGCATGGCTTCCATGCTGTAAGCGCGAACCGCGGAGTGAATGGTCGCCATCAGCAGGGCGGCTGAAATTCCTTTGCCGCTGATGTCGCCAACGGCGAGGATCAGCTTGTGGGAGCTGGCGGTTAGAAAGTCGTAGTAATCTCCGCTGACCGTGCGCGCGGGGCGGCAGAAGCCGTGCACTTCGAGCGACTCGAGTTGTGAAATTTGCCGCGGGAAGAGCTGAGCCTGAACTTCCTGCGCGATCACGAGTTCGTTTTCCAGCCTCTGCTTTTCCTTCTGCTCCAGAATTAGCTTCTCGATAGAAGCTGTCATCGAGTTAAACGACAGCGCCAGATGCGCCAGTTGATCGTCGGACTTGACCGGGATGCGATGGCTGAAGTCGCCGCGGTCGATGTGGGTCGTCGCTTCGTGCAACTGCGCCACGGCCCGCGTGACCGTACGTGTCATGCGGGTGCCAATGATCAGCGCGATCAGCTCGATGATGGCGAAAAATATTCCTACGCCGAGCAGGATGTACATCACGCCGCGAGCAAAGACGCCCAGAGCGGCAAACAGATGGCTATACAGCACCGACAGCCGGGTGCGGACCCGCACGACTGCGCCCGTAGTGCTGGTTCCGGTTTTCCAATCGATCACCGACAGCGATGTTCCGGCGAGGGGGATTTCGCGATCAAACGTGCCCGTCGGGTTGGGCAGCGTGCCGACGCTGAAGATGGGATGAAATAAGTTCTGGTTGTTTGCGACCGATTCATCCTGCGGATTTGAACTGATGACGATAGTTTGACGCTTCGGCGGATTGACTGACAAAGAAGTTTGAGCGCCGGAACTCTTCTGCCCGGAACTATCCTGTCCAGATTTTTCCTGGTTAAGCGTATTACTTTTTTCTGTATCTCTCAGCCAGGACGGAGCCAGGAGCGTGATCTCGCCGAGATCGGACGCGATGTTTCCCACTAGCTCGCGGTCAAACGGTTCGCTGGTAACGACCGTCAGTTGGCTCGATCCGACGGGAAGTGAGGAGATGACGCGCAGGTACAATCGGTTCTGGTCCAGAACCATGTCACGGAACTTGCCTTTGGCGAAGCTGGGGAACGTCAGCTTCTCGCCATTGAATTCATCACAGACTGGCAAGGGTTTGGTCCCATACCAGGCGCAGACAGCGCGACGTCCCCAGGCGGGATCGCGCTTTCTTAGTCCGGACAGAGATTCCGCGGCGGGGTTGGCTCCATGCTCCAATCGTGCCGCCAATTCATTGCTGACCGCGGCATTAGCGGCCTCAAGGCTTCGCAACTGGGAATTGATTTCAGAGGTCACCACGAACACGGCAAACTGTCCCGCCAGCCCGTACAGGCTGACGATTGCCATGGTGACCAGCAGCACCGCAGGAATTACGCCGATGAACACATACGTGACGATCAGGCGGTTGCGCAGCCGCCATAGGATTCTGCGCTTCAACCAGCGAAATGCGAGAACCGAAAACAATACCGTCGCGACGAAGACGAGGAAGCCGACCCATCCACTCAAATGCTCGCCCCATGATCGTGCAAACAATCCCAGGAACTTCTGTAGCGCGTATAGCACAGCGGCCATGCCCGCGAAATAGCAGGCGATTCGCGCCATGCGGCCCTGGGGCCACAGTTCGGCCTGGATCAACCGGCTGCGCAATTCTGGATAAGACCATTGCATGCTGAAAAGTTGGACAGTCCGCAGAGGACTTGGATTATACGGCGATGCCAGTTCGATCCGATCGGTGAATCGGCTTCAAAGGCGCATTGATCCGCGCCATCCCTTCACCGTTCAGACTTTTTGCCGATCATATTTCCGGATAGAGATCGAAAAAAGCTTCCAGGCTGGTGCGCAACTGCTTTTCGATCTCTTCTTTGCTGCCTTCGAGCACGTGCATCGTGACGCGGGCCTCCCGGCCGTTGGTCAGCTTCACGGGAGCCTGCCCCACCTCGGCCACATCCTCAGAGGGCAACAGCCTCATGCCATAAATCAGTGTCAAATTCGCCATAGCTAATTCTAAGTCTTCCTTGCCTGCGAAGAAAAATAGTTCGCAGAGTTTGCGAAGCAGCCGTTCCGCTCAAGATGACAATCGCGACAGAGACATCCAAGCTTTTTCGATGTTTCTCGTTTAGAATTCCGCAGTGCGTAGAACTCTGCTTTCCGTTGCCGGCATCGGGCTTCTTTCCCTGGCTGCGCCGCAGGCTGGCGCGCAGGAGCCCGCTGCCAATCCGCCGGCCGCTCAGAATTCGACTCAGCCGCAGGTGAAAATGAACATGCTGAACGTGTGTACGCCTTCGACCGAGGAGCAAAAAGAAATTGCGGCGGCGCTGGCTCGCGTTCCGAAGCAGCCGTTGTTTGGAATGGACTTCGAGGTTTCTCGGGGACGCTCGACGCTGACCGATATGCCCAGCTTTCTGCCCGCAGGATCGAACGCCCATGTCTCCGGCGATCCATCGGTGGCGAGTTACGTGCGAATCCGGCGCGAGTTTTCGGTGCAGGCGCTTTTTTCCAGCGTGCAATATTCGTTCAGCAACGACGGTCAAACCATGGTGGAGACGCTGGTGCTGCACGTGCGCGATCCCAAGGATCTGATTCAGGTTTCGCTCGAAGACAGCGCCTCGGCGGTGACCAGTTCGGAGGCGATGCTGGCGTCGAATACGCCGGCCACTCGGGTTCGGCTGGAGCGTTTCGGCAAGTCGTCGGTGGCGCTGGCCCGATGCCAGGCCGCCGAGGGAGCTGCGGCGCCCGACCAGAGCGCTTATGAACCCTTGTTCCGCACCGCGTCGGAAGTGCTGGCGAATTATCGCGCGCTGTTGAGGGTGAAAAAAATCGTGCCCGAAGAATTGGCGAACATCAGCGGGGAATCGAAGCCGAAGACAGCTGCTCCGGCAGGCAAAGCGGCGAAACCTGCGCATGACAAGGCCTCGCAACCCAACAAATAATTCGAAGGTTACGGCGCAGCTGTTAACTGGAGCGTCTTGCATCGAAAGCTGGAGTCAACCATCTAATCGGCAACTGCAAAATTCATGAGCGAAACTCGAGACGTAGTCATCATTGGGTCCGGATGCGCCGGACACACTGCCGCACTCTACACCGCGCGCGCCAATCTGAAGCCGCTGGTGGTGGAAGGCCACGAGCCGGGCGGACAACTTGCGTTGACCACGCTGGTGGAGAATTTTCCGGGATTCCCCGACGGCATCCTGGGCCCGCAACTGGTCGAGAACATGCGCAAGCAGGCGGAGCGCTTCGGCGCGGAGTACCGCATGATGCATCTCAGCAGCGTCGACCTTAGCAAGCGGCCATTTCTTCTGCATTTGGGAGTTCATCAAGTGCACGCGCAGACTCTGATTATTGCCAGCGGCGCCTCGGCCCGTTGGTTGGGCTTGCCGCATGAGCAGCAACTGATCGGCCACGGGGTTTCGTCGTGCGCCACCTGCGATGGCTTCTTTTTCATGGGAAAAGAAATCGTGGTCGTCGGCGGCGGAGACTCCGCCATGGAAGAGGCGCTGTTTCTGACTCGCTTCGCCACCAAGGTGACAGTCATCCACCGCCGCGATGCCTTCCGCGCGTCGAAGATCATGCTTGAGCGCGCGCAGCGCCATGACAAAATTAAATTCCTGCTCGATACGGTTGTGGAAGATGTGTACGACGTTCACCACAAGGAAGTCACGGGGTTGAAATTGCGCGACGTGAAGACGGATCGAATCTGGGACTTCCCCACCAGCGCGCTTTTTCTCGGCATCGGCCACGAGCCCAACACGAAGATGTTCGACGGCCAACTCGACACTGACGCCGATGGCTACCTGAAAACTCACAACTACGTCTTCACCCGCGTGCATGGCGTGTACGCATGCGGCGACGTGCAGGATCGACGCTATCGCCAGGCCATCACCGCCGCGGGCAGCGGCTGCATGGCCGCCTTGGAAGTAGAGAAGTTCCTGGAAGAACATGGCAAATAGAGATCCGGAATGATCGCCACCGGAGGACCATTATCCTTATCCTTGACGATCGCCTATGCCGGTCCGTCCTCGCAAACCACCATCGTGTTTTTTTTAGTGGAATGATCGTGGCTTTCAGTTCGTCGTTCACGGCGAATCCGCATCCTGTCAGCCAATCGCGTGAGGGTCTCTAAATCCTCATTTGTGATACAAAATTCTGTGACCTTCATGTACGTAACCAGCCTTTCTTCTCCAATATTTCCGGCCCTGGCAGGTCTCGCATGCTAAGGGCGCTCTTCGTCGGGCTCTCTGAGAATCGTTCTCTGCGCAGTTTTGCCGAGCGTTCTGCGATTGGACGCCGCGTCTCCGGCCGCTTCGTGGCCGGCACCGCAATTGACGACGCCGTGCGCGTCACCCAGGCCGTAAACCGCGGCGGCATGAGCGTCAGCATCGACAACCTGGGCGAGAACACGACAAATCCCGAGGAAGCCCGCGAGAGCGCGCAGCTCTATCACCAGATTCTCGACGCCATCGCGGCCAACCATCTCAATGCCAACATCAGCCTAAAGCTTACCCACATGGGATTGGACGTGGACGAGCAACTGGCGCGCGATCTGGTTGCCGGCCTGGTGGCCAAGGCGGCATCCCTGAACCCACCCGGCTTCGTCCGTGTCGATATGGAGGGTTCGCCCTACACGCAACGCACGCTGGATTTTGTTCACGAACTGCACCGCATGCCGGGAAATCAGAATAGCGTCGGCACCGTGATCCAGTCTTATCTGAAGCGCTCCGAAAGCGATATCGAAAAGCTGCTGGCGGAGGGAATTCGCATCCGCCTGTGCAAGGGAGCTTACAAAGAATCCGCAGACATTGCCTTCGCCAGCAAGGCCGACGTGGACGCGAACTACATCCGTCTGATGAAGATTTTAATGAAGAGCGGCATCTATCACGGGATGGCGACGCACGACGAGAACATGATTCGCGCCGGGCAGGCCTTCGCCACGCAGGAAGAGATTTCGCGCGATGCCTTCGAGTTCCAGATGCTCTATGGCATCCGGCGCGATTTGCAACAGAAGTTAGTACGCGACGGTTGGCGTATGCGGGTGTACGTTCCCTTCGGCACCGAATGGTATCCGTATTTTATGCGCCGGTTGGGCGAGCGTCCGGCCAACGTATTTTTCATCGCGCGCAATCTGCTGCGCTCATAGCCGGGCAGGGCGGTCAGAAGTGCCAGGCGATGGCACGTCCGGGCCAATGGCTTGCCTCACCGGCCTTAGTAGAATCAGGCTATGCATTACACCGCCCCGGCAGAGCTGCTGGACATCTTTTCGGTCTTCGTTGCTCCGGATTTGGAAGATGAAAAGATTGACTTGATTCGGGCTGCGCTGTTGATCGCGCGCGGGGAATATCCCGGTCTCGACATCGAAGTCTACGCCACTCGCATTGAAAAACTGGCTCGTCGCGTCGCGGCTTTGGCTCCCGATCTACGCCCGCCACGCATCCTCGCCGCCCTCCAGCATGTGTTATTCGAAGAGCTGCGGCTGCGTGGCAATCGCGAGGACTATTACGATCCGCGCAACTCTTTCCTGAACGATGTCCTCGACCGCGGCCTGGGAATTCCGATCACGCTGTCGATCGTGTATATGGAAGTGGCGCGTCGCGTCGGGTTGCATCTTTTCGGAGTTGGCCTGCCGGGACATTTCCTGCTCAAGCGCTACAACGAAGATGGCCAGGAGATGCTGATCGATTGTTTCAACCGCGGCGACATTCTCAGCCGCCAGGATTGCCAGGGTCGTCTGGATGAAATCTACTCCGGCGGAATGACGATGCGGCCGGAGTTTCTGCGCCCCATCAGCCGGCGCCAGATTCTGACGCGGATGCTGAATAATCTAAAAACTGTGTATCTCTCCACGCGCAATTTCCGCAAAGCTCTGCCGGTTGCGGACCTTATCCTCCTTATTCACCCTCGATCGCCGGCAGAGGTGAAGCAGCGGGCGTTGTTGCGCTACAGCATGGGACTGCAGGGATTGGCGGTGGACGACCTGGAGGAATATCTGAAGCTTTCACCGCACGCGTCCGATGCCGAGGATGTTCGGCAGATGACGCTGTCGATCCGCCGCGCGCAGGCACTAACGAACTAGAAAGAAAATTTTAGAAGTGAGAAGTGAGAACCGTTTCCTCACCGCGGCGCCGTTTCCGGGCCGTCCGCGGGAGCGAAAGGCAGACGGCTGGCCCCGCGCAACATTTCCCGCTCCCGATCGGAAAACAGTCGCTGGAAACGCTGGGAGTTGATGACCTGCTCGCGCTGCTGCGCAGGCATCGCTGCCAGGTCACGTGCCGCGGCGGTCACCATGCGGCGGCGATCGGGAGGAAGTTGCTGAATTTGCCGCACCTGCTGTCTTTGTTCCGGGCTCAGGTGTTCCCAGGTTTCTTGACGATTGAGCATGCGCAACTGCTGTTGCGGCGGCAGGCTCGAAAAATGTTGCAGGCGCTGGCGCAGCAATTGCTGCCTTTCGGGAGACAACCGGTGGAATGCAGGATCGTTTTGCAAGGCTCGCTCCTGTTCCGCCGGCGGCATGTCTTTATAGCGTCGCAGCCAGTCGCCCCCGTGGCCCTGCACCCGTCCCGGCTGCCGCTGTGCTGCTGCCGGCGGTAACACATGTCTCTGCTGATGGAACGCGCCCTTCAGCGCCAGGCAGGGACGAGGAATGGCGAGAGCCACCGCCAGACCGGCCGCTGCCAGCCAACCCATTCTGTATTTTCCGCGCTTCATTTGCTCCGTCAGCGTTCCTCTCTGCTGCGCCACTCATTCGTTCATTCCAGCCCCCGAGTCGGTTACGGGTTCGCTACCGCATCGGGCTGCACATCCAGGTCATCCAGTACTTCGAAGTTGGAATACAAATCGTGATTCTGTTCCATGTCTTGCAAATCACTCACGGCGGTGCCGCGCTCTGCGGGCAAGGAACTCTCCGTAGGCCCAAGCCCGTAGATTCCGCTGCGCGCGAAGTACAGCCCAATGCCTACTCCCATAACTACGGTCAGCGCGGCCGCCAGCACCGGACGCCGGAACCACTGTAACCATCCGGCATGGGGCTCGGCCATTTCTTCCCGCAGACGGGCTTGCAGACGGGTGTCGAAATAAGCCGACGGCTCCGGCGTCTGCCAGTCATCGAGCAGCGCCATGGTGGCCCGCATGGCTTTCAATTCCTCCGCGCACGCAGCGCAACTGTCCAGATGCCGGCCCTCGTCCACGGTGGGTTCGCCGAACCCAGCCGCCACGTCGGGCATTCGTTCACGAATCTCATCGCATTTCATAACTGCTTCCCCTTAACTCGCTTCGCTCTTCGCCTTCTGCCTGTCGCTCACAAAAACAATGTACTTGCTTAAACGAATTCTTTTAACTGTTCCCGCAAAGTCTCGTATGCTCGAAAGAGCAGCGACTTCGTCGCCGACTCGCTCTTCTTCAACACATCGGCAATCTGCTTGTAATCCATCTGCTGATACTTGTGCATGATCACCGCTAGTCTCTGTTGCTCGGGCAGGGCCTCTACTTTACTTCGGATCGCCAGCATCCGCTCGCGGCGTACCATGGCTTGCTCGGCCGTCAAATGCCCGTCTGGCAGTTCGAGCGTGGCGCCGGTATCGTCGTCCGGTTCGTCCAGGCTAACCTGAACCTCGGGCCGCTCGTGCCGCGTATCGCGCGCGTGGTTGACCGCCAGATTGGTCGCAATGCGATAAAGCCAGGTCGTAAATTTCGCGTTGGCCTCATAGCTGGCGCGCGAGCGATACACGCGCAAGAAAACCTCCTGCGCCAGATCTTCGGCCGCCGCCGAGTTACGCGCCATCCGGTACATAAAACTCACCATCGGCCGACGATACTTCTGCACCAGATAATCGAAGGCCGACTGATCGCCCGCCTTGGCCCGCAGCATGATTTCGGCGTCGGAGGGCGATTCCGCGCCAGCCACGGCCGAGAATGCAGCCGACGACGCCGTCGCAGCAGAGATCAGCATGCCCCGGTCAAGTGCGGCGGTGCTCACACCAGTGTCAACCCCGTTGCGGCCCGAAAGTTGCGTCTCAGGTGGGATTGGAGAATGGGCAGAAGTCCCTGTAGAGGAAGGAGATACGAGTGCCCGCGGAGGTTTTGACTCAAGCGCCATGCAAAAGCGAAGGTTGCGAAGGCGTTCCTCGCCACCGCAACCCTAGGCTACCACGCAAGGCCATAGCGCCGAAACTCGGAACGCGACCTCCGCCCCTCCGCAATTTGCATAATCCGCGCGCAAATGTTTGAATGAAATGACTCTCGCAGGGCGCTTAACTCAGCGGTAGAGTGCCATCTTCACACGGTGGAAGTCATAGGTTCGAATCCTATAGCGCCCACCATCTTTTTCCGCAGTCGTCGAGTCCGGCGGTCGAGGCCATCCAACTTTCGGCTCTTCTGATCATCCCCGGATTAAAACTTCAATCAACCCCAAAGCGACGCCCCATCGCAATCTGGACTCAACTCTTAATAGTGCCTTGAGCAGGAGGATTCGTGACGGCCGCGAGTCGAATCTAAAATTGGGAAGCGTAGCTCCGCTGACTGGCCCTTCGATGCGTGGGACTTTCAATATGTGCTATGTTTCAGAAAAGAGGGCCCGTAGCTCAAACGGATAGAGCATCGGATTTCTAATCCGGCGGTTGCAGGTTCGAATCCTGCCGGGCCTACCATATTTTTCATACCTGACGAATCCGCCGGGCGATCGCCAGGCTTAGTCGACTCTTTGATCGCCGCGTGTTCTAAACCTTCGGCCCGCGGTGTTCGCACGTGGCAGTATTCAGGCACGAATCGGCCAGGCGCAGCCGCTCGACCGGCTTGCCGCCGAGAATGTGCGAATCGATAATTTCTTCGACGTCGGCTTCGGTGACGTGTCCATACCAGACAGCGTCTGGGTAAACGACGATGTTGGGGCCGTGCTCGCACTGATCGAGGCAGCCGGACTGGTTCGCACGCACTTTGCCCTTCAGACCGCGTTCAGCCAGCTTTTGTTTGAAGACCTTCTGAAGCCTGGCCTCGGCGGTGGGATCGCAGCAACCGCGGGGATGGCCCGCGGGACGCTGGTTTCCGCAAACGAAGATGTGTTTTTCGAACTTTGCCATGGGTTATCGAGAAGGCACAGGCGGTTGCGATGGCGGGATAGCCGTGTCGCAATGGAATTTTTCGCGCAGGGCGTCAAAGTGAAATACTTTTTCCATGAAACATCTCCCCGACGAAGCAGACTCTGACTGTCATCTTACCTGAGAAGCGAAGTTCTTCCCCAAGCGTACGCCGCCGCGTTGCTATTCTCCATCTCAACACGATAAGATAATCCGTACACATCTTCTCCGCTCTTATCCCTAGAATTTTTGGTGCAGCATTCCCCGCGGGCAAGGAGTGTGCGACCCCGGGCGCAGCGCAGGTATCCCTGCGCTTGAAATCTCGCTGACGGAGCTGGAATTGAAAAAAGGCAAGACTGCCGTGATCGTAGGCGCCCAATGGGGCGATGAGGGCAAAGGGAAGATTGTCGACGTATTGTCGGAGAACTTCTCCGTCGTCGCCCGCTATGCCGGGGGACACAATGCCGGCCACACCGTCATCATCAATGGCAAGAAGTTCATTCTTCAGCTCGTGCCGTGCGGCGTGCTCCGGCCCGGCTGTCGCAGCGTAATCGGCAATGGCGTCGTGCTCGATCCCTTGGCGTTCCTGAAAGAGGCGGGCGCGCTGCGGGAGGCCGGTGTGGCAATCGATGGCCATCTTTTCGTTTCCAACCGCGCTCACGTGATTTTGCCCTACCACCGCATGATCGAACTGGCGGCGGAGAATGCGCCAGGACGCGTCAAAATTGGCACCACTTCGCGCGGCATCGGCCCCGCCTACGAAGACAAAATGGGTCGCCGCGGACTGCGCGTCGCCGATCTGCTCGACTTCCAATTGCTGAAAAAACACATCGAAGCTGCGGTGCGCGAGAAAAATATGATCGCGCACGCGCTCTTCAACACCGAACCGCTCGATGCCGACAAGATGTACACCGAATACGCGCAGGCAGCCGAGAAGATCGCACCTTTTGTTTGCGACACCGCAGTCCTGTTGAACCAGGCGCTGAATAGCGGCGAATCGATTCTTTTTGAAGGCGCGCAGGGCACCATGCTCGACATCGATCACGGAACTTATCCTTTTGTCACATCTTCGAGCGCGACTTCCGGCGGCGCGGTGATTGGCACGGGCGTTGCGCCCAACGCCATCAATTCCGTGATCGGCATCACAAAAGCCTATTGCACTCGCGTGGGCGAGGGACCGTTCCCCACTGAGGACAGCAGCGACGCCGGGAATGAACTGCGCAAGCGCGGTAACGAATATGGCGCGGTGACTGGACGCCCGCGACGTACGGGATGGCTCGACCTGCCACTTCTGCGCTATTCGGGCATGATCAACGGCACCTCATGGCTGGTCGTGACCAAGCTTGACGTCCTCGATCACCTCGCGGAGATTCCGGTGTGCATCGGTTACAAAATCGATGGCAAACCCACTGCCGAAATTCCCGCGCAGGCCAGCGGCTACGAGAAAATCGAATGCGTTTACCGGAAGCTGCCGGGTTGGCAGACTGCAACCGAAGGCATCACCGACTATGAAACGTTGCCCAAGGCAGCGCGGGAATATCTGGCATTCGTCGAGAAGGAAGCGGGAGCGAAGGTCGGCATGATCTCCACCGGTCCCGATCGCGGCCATACGATTTTGCTGGATGAGTTCGTTACGGAGTTGAAGACCGCCGCAAAGAAAGCCTAGAATGTGCTCCCCAGCTGACCCGCGAGCGGGGAAGGAGCGAAACGATGGTGGTGTTGGCTGTTACGTGGATGGCGAAGGTTGGGCACGAGGCCGAAGTTGCCGCGATCTTTGAGAAGCTGACCGAACAATCCCGCAAGGAACCGGGAGTCCTCATGTTCCAGGCGCACCGGCACAAGACCGAACCGCGCCGCTACTTCGTGTACGAGCAATATAAAGATGACGCCGCGCTCGAAGCCCATCGCACCACGCCGCATTTCCTACAGTATGCGAAGAAAGACCTGCCCAAGGTTGGCGATCGCGTGGAAGGGCATTTGTATGAGCCGTTGGGATGATTGTGGGCGCGGGCGCTCCCGCCTGCGTTGGCTGCCCGCGAGGCAAGCCGACTCGAACGCCTATTTCGCTTTATCAATCATCAGTTCCCCGCCGCTTGCGTAACTCTCTTTTGAAACTTCGTTGAACGCCACGATAATCCCCTCGCGGCGCGCGCCCGCTTCTTCCACCAGAGCGTCGGTGATGCGCTTCGCGATCTTACGCTTCTGATCGGCGGTTCGGCCTTGCAGCATTGTTACTTGAACCATCGGCATAAGAAAC containing:
- a CDS encoding SpoIIE family protein phosphatase, which encodes MQWSYPELRSRLIQAELWPQGRMARIACYFAGMAAVLYALQKFLGLFARSWGEHLSGWVGFLVFVATVLFSVLAFRWLKRRILWRLRNRLIVTYVFIGVIPAVLLVTMAIVSLYGLAGQFAVFVVTSEINSQLRSLEAANAAVSNELAARLEHGANPAAESLSGLRKRDPAWGRRAVCAWYGTKPLPVCDEFNGEKLTFPSFAKGKFRDMVLDQNRLYLRVISSLPVGSSQLTVVTSEPFDRELVGNIASDLGEITLLAPSWLRDTEKSNTLNQEKSGQDSSGQKSSGAQTSLSVNPPKRQTIVISSNPQDESVANNQNLFHPIFSVGTLPNPTGTFDREIPLAGTSLSVIDWKTGTSTTGAVVRVRTRLSVLYSHLFAALGVFARGVMYILLGVGIFFAIIELIALIIGTRMTRTVTRAVAQLHEATTHIDRGDFSHRIPVKSDDQLAHLALSFNSMTASIEKLILEQKEKQRLENELVIAQEVQAQLFPRQISQLESLEVHGFCRPARTVSGDYYDFLTASSHKLILAVGDISGKGISAALLMATIHSAVRAYSMEAMPQLREPVAVGAVAGSGRAMAAWPEGVEISPGALLSLLNHQLYESTPPEKYATLFLGIYDGRSHELTYSNGGHLPPILIAKDGAIRRLEAGGTVVGLFDNMTYEEGSVEMHPREIFLAYSDGVTEPENDFGEFGEQRLIDLVRDNRDLPLPQISQIVTAAVDTWIGDNEQPDDVTLVLARAR
- a CDS encoding allantoinase, with the protein product MANLTLIYGMRLLPSEDVAEVGQAPVKLTNGREARVTMHVLEGSKEEIEKQLRTSLEAFFDLYPEI
- the trxB gene encoding thioredoxin-disulfide reductase, producing MSETRDVVIIGSGCAGHTAALYTARANLKPLVVEGHEPGGQLALTTLVENFPGFPDGILGPQLVENMRKQAERFGAEYRMMHLSSVDLSKRPFLLHLGVHQVHAQTLIIASGASARWLGLPHEQQLIGHGVSSCATCDGFFFMGKEIVVVGGGDSAMEEALFLTRFATKVTVIHRRDAFRASKIMLERAQRHDKIKFLLDTVVEDVYDVHHKEVTGLKLRDVKTDRIWDFPTSALFLGIGHEPNTKMFDGQLDTDADGYLKTHNYVFTRVHGVYACGDVQDRRYRQAITAAGSGCMAALEVEKFLEEHGK
- a CDS encoding proline dehydrogenase family protein, with amino-acid sequence MLRALFVGLSENRSLRSFAERSAIGRRVSGRFVAGTAIDDAVRVTQAVNRGGMSVSIDNLGENTTNPEEARESAQLYHQILDAIAANHLNANISLKLTHMGLDVDEQLARDLVAGLVAKAASLNPPGFVRVDMEGSPYTQRTLDFVHELHRMPGNQNSVGTVIQSYLKRSESDIEKLLAEGIRIRLCKGAYKESADIAFASKADVDANYIRLMKILMKSGIYHGMATHDENMIRAGQAFATQEEISRDAFEFQMLYGIRRDLQQKLVRDGWRMRVYVPFGTEWYPYFMRRLGERPANVFFIARNLLRS
- a CDS encoding transglutaminase-like domain-containing protein — its product is MHYTAPAELLDIFSVFVAPDLEDEKIDLIRAALLIARGEYPGLDIEVYATRIEKLARRVAALAPDLRPPRILAALQHVLFEELRLRGNREDYYDPRNSFLNDVLDRGLGIPITLSIVYMEVARRVGLHLFGVGLPGHFLLKRYNEDGQEMLIDCFNRGDILSRQDCQGRLDEIYSGGMTMRPEFLRPISRRQILTRMLNNLKTVYLSTRNFRKALPVADLILLIHPRSPAEVKQRALLRYSMGLQGLAVDDLEEYLKLSPHASDAEDVRQMTLSIRRAQALTN
- a CDS encoding DUF3106 domain-containing protein, with the protein product MAQQRGTLTEQMKRGKYRMGWLAAAGLAVALAIPRPCLALKGAFHQQRHVLPPAAAQRQPGRVQGHGGDWLRRYKDMPPAEQERALQNDPAFHRLSPERQQLLRQRLQHFSSLPPQQQLRMLNRQETWEHLSPEQRQQVRQIQQLPPDRRRMVTAAARDLAAMPAQQREQVINSQRFQRLFSDREREMLRGASRLPFAPADGPETAPR